In the genome of Streptomyces sp. NBC_00259, the window GGGACCCCCGTGCGCTGGGCGCACGCCAGTGAGCTGGCCGACCCCGTGCCGTACATGGAGGGCGGCGAGCTGCTCCTCGTCACCGCCATGACGCTGGACGCCGCGGACCGCGAGGCGATGCGCCGCTACGTACGGCGTCTGGCGGGCGCGGGTGTCGTCGGGCTCGGCTTCGCCGTCGGCGTCAACTACGAGGACATCCCCGACGCGCTGCTCGAGGCCGCCGAGGCCGAGGACTTCCCCCTCCTCGAAGTACCGCGCCGCACCCCCTTCCTCGCCATCAGCAAGGCGGTCTCGGCGGCCATCGCCGCCGACCAGTACCGGGCCGTCACGGCGGGCTTCGAGGCCCAGCGGGAGCTGACGCGCGCCGCGCTCTCCGACGGCCCGGCGGCCCTGCTGGCCAAGCTCGCCGCGCACGTGGACGGCTGGGCCGCGCTGTACGACGCGTCCGGAGCCGTCGTCGCCGCCGCTCCCGACTGGGCCACCCGCCGCGCGGCCCGGCTCACCGGGGACGTGGAGCGGCTGCGCGAGCGGCCCGCGCCCGCCAGTGCCGTCGTCGGCGGCACGGACGACCGCGTCGAACTGCAGTCGCTGGGTACGGGACGGCGGGTCCGGGGCGCCCTCGCGGTCGGTACCGGCGCGCCGCTCGGCACGGCCGAACGGTACGCCGTGCACTCCGCCGTGGCGCTGCTGACCCTGACGACGGAACGCTCCCGCTCGCTGCAGGCCGCCGAGCAGCGGCTCGGCGCCGCGGTGCTCCGGATGATGCTGTCCGGGCAGCACGACCACGCCAGGGCGGTCGCCGGGGATCTGTACGGAGGCCTGCTGGACGCGCCGTTCCGGCTGCTGATCGCCGAGCCGGTGGGCGAACCCGACCCGGCGGCCGAGCATCCCGTGCACGCGTTCGCCGAGTTCCTGGAGTCCGCCGCGTCCCGGGCGGCGGAGCCGGTGCTCACCGTGTCCGAGAACGACGGACGGCTCGTCGTCCTCGCCGCGGACGGGGGAGCGGTCGCTCTCGCCTGCGAGCCGTACACGGAGCGCGAGGCCGAGGAGGCGGGAGTCGCCGTCGGCATGTCCGCCCCGACCGGACCGATCGCGGCCGCGGGCGCCTACAAGCAGGCGGAACAGGCCCTCTCGGTCGCCCGCCGGCGGGGCCGCGCCCTCGTCGAGCACGAGGAACTCGCTGCCGGGTCCGTGCTGCCGCTCCTCGCCGACGATGCCGTGCGTGCCTTCGCCGACGGCATGCTGCGCGCCCTGTACGAGCACGACGCGACCGGCCGCGGCGATCTCGTCGCCTCCCTGCGCGCCTGGCTCTCCCGACACGGACAGTGGGACGCGGCAGCCGCCGATCTCGGCGTCCACCGACACACCCTGCGCTATCGCATGCGCCGCGTGGAGGAGATCCTCGGCCGCTCCCTGGACGACCCGGACGTCCGCATGGAGCTGTGGCTCGCCCTCAAGGCGACGGAGAACGCCACCATGAGGCCGGCCCCGGACCCGGCTCCCGAGTGAGGGAATCCCGTTCGGCTGCCCGAACTCGGGCAGAAAACATGGCGTTTGCGTGTTGGGCTGTCTAGGGTCCTGCCTCGTGACAGCAGCTGGGCGGGGACACCGGCCGGCCGTCCACGAGACGAGAAGGACCGATGACACAACCCACCGCCGACACCGGCATGCCCGCACCCGGCAGCTCCGGCGCGAGCACCGCGCCCGCCGGACCGACCGCGCCCGTCGAGTCCACCGCGCCCGCCGGACCGACCGCGCCCGGCCGCCGGATATCGGGGGCCGTGTGGGGCGCGCTGGCCATCGTCTACGTCGTGTGGGGCTCCACGTACCTCGGTATCCGGGTCGTCGTCGAGACCATGCCGCCGTTCCTCTCGGCCGGCGCGCGCTTCATCGCCGCCGGGCTGATCCTCGCCGCGATCATCGCCTGGCGCCAGGGTCTCCCGGCGCTCAAGGCCACCCGCGCCCAGCTGGCCTCCGCCGCGCTGGTCGGCCTGCTGCTCCTCCTCGGCGGCAACGGCCTCGTCGTCCTCGCCGAGACCGCAGTGCCCTCCGGCCTCGCCGCGCTCCTCATCGCCGTCGTCCCCGCCTGGGTCGTCGTGCTGCGTCGCGCCTCCGGTGAGCGGCCCGGGCTCGCGGCGTACGGCGGTGTGCTGCTCGGGCTCGCGGGCCTCGCCGTGCTGACCGTGCCGGGTCTCAGCGGAGACGTCCGCCTGTGGGGCGTGTTCACCGTGATCGCCGCGACCGTCATGTGGTCGGTGGGGTCCTTCTCGTCCTCCCGGATCCCGATGCCGGCCAACCCGTTCGCGGCCAGTGCGTACGAGATGGTCGCGGGTGGCATCGGCTGTCTGCTCGTCGGCCTGGGCCGCGGCGAACAGCACGGATTCGTGCTCTCCGAGGTCTCCGGCCGCTCCTGGACCGCCCTCGCCTATCTCGTCGTCTTCGGCTCGCTGATCGCGTTCACCGCGTACGCC includes:
- a CDS encoding PucR family transcriptional regulator, whose protein sequence is MPVTLASLVQHSALKLTVRAGEDRLGTPVRWAHASELADPVPYMEGGELLLVTAMTLDAADREAMRRYVRRLAGAGVVGLGFAVGVNYEDIPDALLEAAEAEDFPLLEVPRRTPFLAISKAVSAAIAADQYRAVTAGFEAQRELTRAALSDGPAALLAKLAAHVDGWAALYDASGAVVAAAPDWATRRAARLTGDVERLRERPAPASAVVGGTDDRVELQSLGTGRRVRGALAVGTGAPLGTAERYAVHSAVALLTLTTERSRSLQAAEQRLGAAVLRMMLSGQHDHARAVAGDLYGGLLDAPFRLLIAEPVGEPDPAAEHPVHAFAEFLESAASRAAEPVLTVSENDGRLVVLAADGGAVALACEPYTEREAEEAGVAVGMSAPTGPIAAAGAYKQAEQALSVARRRGRALVEHEELAAGSVLPLLADDAVRAFADGMLRALYEHDATGRGDLVASLRAWLSRHGQWDAAAADLGVHRHTLRYRMRRVEEILGRSLDDPDVRMELWLALKATENATMRPAPDPAPE
- a CDS encoding EamA family transporter; translation: MTQPTADTGMPAPGSSGASTAPAGPTAPVESTAPAGPTAPGRRISGAVWGALAIVYVVWGSTYLGIRVVVETMPPFLSAGARFIAAGLILAAIIAWRQGLPALKATRAQLASAALVGLLLLLGGNGLVVLAETAVPSGLAALLIAVVPAWVVVLRRASGERPGLAAYGGVLLGLAGLAVLTVPGLSGDVRLWGVFTVIAATVMWSVGSFSSSRIPMPANPFAASAYEMVAGGIGCLLVGLGRGEQHGFVLSEVSGRSWTALAYLVVFGSLIAFTAYAWLLHSAPLSLVATYAYVNPVVAVLLGALVLGEQLTWPIALGGAVVVAGVFLIVSTERRR